A DNA window from Hordeum vulgare subsp. vulgare chromosome 1H, MorexV3_pseudomolecules_assembly, whole genome shotgun sequence contains the following coding sequences:
- the LOC123447687 gene encoding NADH dehydrogenase [ubiquinone] flavoprotein 2, mitochondrial: MLPPAARLAARRLLGLASASASQPAARRLSPSPISSSAAAAATGYFSRTFSSALNYHIDSPDNNPNMPWEFTKANMEKVNEILSHYPSNYKQSGIIPMLDLAQQQHGGWVPVAAMDAIAKIVGVAPIRVYEVATFYSMFNRTKVGKYHLLVCGTTPCMIRGSRDIEDALLEHLGVKRNEVTSDGLFSVGEMECMGCCVNAPMIAVADYSKGSDGYTYNYYEDLTPKRVVELVEMLRRGETPPRGTQNPERKNCGPAGGMTTLLGEPKPPPCRDLDAC; this comes from the exons ATGCTGCCGCCGGCCGCCCGCCTCGCGGCCCGCCGCCTCCTCGGCCTCGCCTCCGCGTCCGCCTCACAGCCAGCCGCCCGGCGCCTCTCCCCGTCTCCG atctcctcctccgccgccgcggcCGCCACGGGGTACTTCTCCCGGACCTTCTCTTCGGCGCTTAACTAC CACATCGATTCGCCGGACAACAACCCCAACATGCCGTGGGAGTTCACCAAGGCGAATATGGAGAAG GTCAACGAAATACTATCTCATTACCCAAGCAACTACAAGCAATCTGGTATTATTCCAATGCTTGATCTTGCACAGCAGCAGCATGGTGGATGGGTCCCAGTTGCAGCAATGGACGCT ATTGCTAAAATAGTCGGAGTTGCGCCGATCAGGGTCTATGAAGTTGCAACATTCTACTCAATGTTCAATCGGACCAAG GTGGGAAAATATCACCTTTTGGTGTGTGGAACTACACCTTGTATGATTCGTGGTTCACGTGATATCGAAGATGCCCTGTTAGAACACCTTGGAGTTAAACGGAATG aGGTGACAAGCGATGGTTTATTTTCTGTCGGTGAAATGGAATGCATG GGTTGCTGTGTGAACGCTCCCATGATTGCTGTGGCTGACTATTCCAAGGGTTCAGATGGTTACACATACAATTATTAC GAAGACCTCACTCCAAAGCGAGTTGTTGAACTCGTTGAAATGCTGAGAAGAGGAGAAACACCCCCT CGTGGCACCCAGAACCCAGAGCGGAAAAACTGCGGCCCTGCTGGAGGGATGACCACCTTGCTAGGAGAGCCAAAACCTCCCCCATGCAGGGATCTGGATGCCTGCTAG